One Bradysia coprophila strain Holo2 chromosome IV unlocalized genomic scaffold, BU_Bcop_v1 contig_144, whole genome shotgun sequence DNA window includes the following coding sequences:
- the LOC119071276 gene encoding uncharacterized protein LOC119071276, which yields MAVHHFVQLDLDAIMIACNAPGRSAFNRIERRMAPLSRALTGLILPHDHYGTHLNSQGQTVDIELEKQNFSYAGKALAEVWSDTLIDGHLTVAEYIKPEQSDIDQASIISKDEKWCSRHVHQSQYLLQILKCSDNRCCKPRRSSLFRFLPKDGLPPPSPIIQSNEGLKHANINDIENYASLFVTLALQKIGHSHAIYDTYCPSVQSKFDSRTCSCNQYFSSVVSMKRHLKDNFICKKNIKIVKPVKILGTRGNESLVVVRYNVEEDVEWLPSVEVDGEFLDKDEQPSSSIIYDNETRLKPIWRTV from the exons ATGGCAGTTCATCATTTCGTGCAACTAGACTTAGATGCCATCATGATCGCGTGCAATGCACCAGGACGTAGTGCCTTCAACCGGATTGAACGGCGTATGGCGCCGTTAAGCAGAGCATTGACAGGCCTGATACTTCCGCACGATCACTATGGCACTCACCTAAACAGTCAGGGACAAACTGTTGATATAGAATTGGAGAAGCAGAATTTCTCATACGCCGGCAAGGCTCTAGCAGAAGTCTGGTCAGATACACTTATTGATGGACATTTGACTGTAGCTGA ATATATAAAGCCTGAACAATCTGATATCGATCAGGCATCGATCATCTCGAAGGACGAAAAGTGGTGCAGCCGACATGTGCATCAGTCTCAGTATTTGCTTCAAATACTCAAATGTTCTGACAATCGTTGCTGTAAACCAAGGCGTAGTTCTCTGTTTCGATTTCTGCCCAAGGACGGCTTGCCACCACCGTCGCCTATAATACAGTCAAACGAAGGATTGAAACACGCCAACATCAACGATATTGAAAACTATGCGTCATTATTCGTGACGCTGGCACTACAAAAGATTGGGCATTCACATGCCATTTATGACACCTATTGTCCTTCGGTGCAATCAAAATTCGATTCACGAACATGCTCGTGCAATCAATATTTCAGTTCCGTTGTCTCGATGAAACGACATTtgaaagacaattttatttgtaaaaaaaacataaagaTCGTTAAGCCTGTGAAAATTCTCGGAACACGAGGGAATGAGTCGTTAGTTGTAGTCCGCTATAATGTTGAAGAAGATGTCGAGTGGCTTCCGAGTGTGGAGGTAGACGGTGAATTTTTAGATAAAGACGAACAACCTTCGAGTAGTATAATTTATGACAATGAAACAAGATTAAAACCAATTTGGAGAACTGtttaa